gtgctcagcatatgtgggaactccttcaagactgttggaaaagctgtcatcaagggaaagggtggctacgttGAATCTAAAAtctgttgaacacttttttggttactacatgattccatgtgttatttcatagttgatgtcttctctattttttacattgtagaataatagtgaaaaacccttgaatgagtaggtgtccaaactttttttaaatggtactgtatatggctACTGACCTCCATTTAATTTAAAAATCAAGACGTGCGCGCACACTACTCATTGAagatttgttttatttcttttcTTGTAAAAACCACAAatgaacaacaaacaaaaaagtatTTCTGCAAAACATTTCAGAAAATATTTATATCATTGATTGCAATGCTACAGGCATGTTCCAGGCCCATTGAGCAACTGCAGTAGGGCAACCGACACAATTCACCAAGATCAAGGCCgcgtcccaaatggtatcctattctctatatagtgcactactttttccaaagtagtgcactatactgggactagggtgacatttgggacacatcccatGAGCCCTCCGGTTCAACAATAACATTATGGGTGATAGAGGGAAGGGATGAACAAAACGTTACACCTCTGAAAAGGACTGACAGAAAGGAAAGAGATGAATACGACAGGAGGAGGAAAATATTCTGTCAAATGAGGGAATTCGAAGACTATAACATTAAGACCTGTAGTGGCTGGTAGTGAGAAAAGGGAGTCAAGTAAAACTGAAGAGAGACTATGTAttcgtcccaaatagcaccctgttccctatatagtgtactacttttgaactagggctccatttgggatgcaccctaatGAGCGATACAGTACGGTTTTCATTCAACAAAACTCACGGCTGTGAGCGTATCAAACGGAGAGGGGTGAGGATGGTGCGAAAAGAAGGAGGGACAGCGGGGCGGGGGGGTTTCTAGGACAGGTTTGGCACCCGTTCGACGGCTCGGTTTCCCAAGGAGTCCATGGAAAGTTCAGCATAGAGTCTAGACCTAGTGGGACACCAGTCATGTCCGGAATCTTCTCCAGTCCCCTTCCCTCTCAACCCCCTCTGAAATCTATACCCTGATTCACTCTACCGCTTTGTGGGACCACGTCGTACAAACACGCACATTCAATCCATCGGGTTCCCATTTTCAGCCATGTAGAGTGAACAACACTAACAAGTGTCTGTGCTATTCATAACTCCTAACCCACCTAATAAACACATGATGCTGCAACAGCACAgtctaccctctccctccaccaAACCCCCATGTCTTCCTTCTATCACCCTAAGTGAGGAGTGTGAATGTCTTTTCACCCTTTTCTTGCCCCCCCTTTTCTGGAGCGCTTGTTCTCCGTATCGGGGGAGGGGTGTTTGCtgctcccactctctcccccctgcctgGCTGGTGTGGGGTCTCTGTGCCCCTTGCGTAGGGGTACgaacgagagaggggggggggggggtagttttaTGATATCCTCTGGATGAGTTTCTCCTCCGTCATACAGAACAGGACGCAGTGAGAGAGGTCCGAGATGAAGCCCTCACAGCCCCGCCGCGTCACACCTTTGCAGCCCCGCAGGTCCAGCAGCGCCAGGCCAGACGCCCTCTTCAGGTACGCCAGACAGCCGTCCGTCAGCTTGTTACagcctgggggaggaggagggctgtGACACAGGTAGAGGCATACAACCTGTACGAGGGAAatgagtgtgtgtacgtgtgtgtacctCCAAGGTTAATCTCTATGTTTTTCAtgggatgcgtgtgtgtgtatgcatgcgccTACCAGAGAGGTTGATCTCCGTGAGTGTGTTACGCGTGTGTGTGCCGGCGGCGGTGAGCAGGCAGACGGACTGGTCCGTGAGGTCTCCGCAGTGGGCCAGGTCCAGCCGCTCTAGCAGGGGCATGTGACGGAGAATCAGCCTCAGGGTGGAGTCACTGATGTCCAGGCCGGCTAGACGCAGCACCACACAGCCACGCAGCCGAGACCGACTGTCACAgcctgcagggagagaggggttagatacAGTACATCCTTCAATACAAATACTTACTTGCCAACCCAACCGCCTAAAACACTAGATTCATTTATCATAGGGGAGGTGAGGCAGCTAGATAATTCCCCAAAAGAAACCACTTCAGTCAAAAACACATGCGCGCCCACAAACCGGTGGCCTGCTGCAGTTATAACAGCCTGccggaaaaggagagagagagagagatgtaactCCTAACACCTCAGTCAGTTAGTATTGACTAGTGACCTGGTGGTGTGACCAGGTCCCTGATCTGGGTGTCTTTAACCCCCTCTGCCCAGCGCAGGTCCAGGGTACGGAGGCACGGCAGGCTGGGGGTGGACAGGGCCGACATGGATGACCAGGAGCAACCTGCTATCATCAACTCCTTCAgacctgagagaggagaggaggtggggaagGTTAATTCATCTTGCaatgttcaggtgtgtgtgtgtgtgtgtaccagacaGGCAGCagggttgaggtgtgtgtgtcctacctggcAGGCAGATGATGTTTGGTGGTCGGTATCTGATCTTGTTGATGGGTCTATTCTCTATCTACACCGGAGCCGTCTACAACGAGTGTTTCAGTAAAGGCCTCAGCCCCTTCCCGTCGGGATGGCACCTACAACCTATGTTCGAGCACTACAACTGGACGTaaatggatacacacacacacacacatgtatgcgtacacacacacagacgcacacacacactaacattgtCCTCTCCATTCTGTGTCAGTGATGAGACTCTGAGGGAGAACCAGTATCTTACTCTGGACCCGAACGTGACCGGAGTGTTCCAGGGACCCTATCCGTTTGGCATCGACCCGGTAACTAACTCTAAactacatccatccatctcttttaTCTATATCGGTTTGGCCTATTTTCCCATTCGACGTCTTCATTCCATACTGAATGAGTCGGCTCTGGGAACCCCCTGGAAACATGTATCCAAGCTCTTTCATACTGCTGCTTTGGAGAGAGTCGGCTCTGGCGATGCCACATCAACATTTTTCAGGACTGAGTCAAATGAAAACATGGCGTTAACATTACGCAATTCCATTTCCTTTTATAGTCCTGCAATGGCGATTACTAACAGGCATAGGCCTATGACcatacatactcatctcatatgtatatactgtactcgataccatctactgcatcttgcctatgccgctctgtaccatcactcattcatatatctttatgtacatattctttatccctttacacttatgtgtataaggtagtagttttgggaattgttagctagattactcattggttattactgcattgtcggaactagaagcacaagcatttcgctacactcgcattaacatctgctaaccatgtgtatgtgacaaatataatttgatttgatttgaaccataCAAATATGTTTCAACAAGAAATGAAAAGACAAACTAAACATAAAGAAGCATTTTTGTGTGCAGAATACTTGAATTCGACACATTCCAAAACAATGTCTGTTGGGCTCTGTTTtctgacctttgacctgtagATCTGGCGGCTGGCCAACAACCACCTGACGTTCCTGAACTCGTACAAGATGAAGATGTCCGTCATCATCGGGGTCGTCCACATGACTTTCGGAGTCTGCCTGTCCTTTTTCAACTACATGTAGGTCTCCACTTCCACACAAACACTTCAACCCTAAAACCATTACCGCAACAAATCAACGGTGATTTATATATCGTCTACATCTTTTGGCACTATATCTTCTAACCATTGTATTATAATGAACCCTGTCTTTTCCAAGGAGACCTTAGTAACACATCTGATCACAGTCATGTTCTttgtctctctcacaccctccagTCACTTGAACCAGCTGAGCAGTGTGTTCCTGGTACTGATCCCAGAGCTGTTGTTCATGCAGTGTCTGTTTGGCTACCTGGTCTTCATGGTGTTGTTGAAGTGGGTGGCGTTCTGCCCCCAGGACTCCAACCGGGCCCCCAGCATCCTCATACACTTCATAGATATGTTCCTGTTCACTGAGAATGAGGATAATCCGCCCCTCTACCACGGACAGGTGAGACGTGCACACACGTCACGTGTGGACTGCAGacagacatgcacgcacacacgtgaTCGTACCTGCCCTGTCCACCTAGCTGCATTAAGCTCTAGCAATGGACAACTTGAACGAATGTCTGTTTCTcttctgtcccctccctccctctagatGATAGTCCAGAGGGTCCTGGTGGTGGTCGCTCTGGCGTCAGTGCCTGTCCTGTTACTAGGGAAACCACTCTATCTCTACTACAACCACAGGAGACGAGCCAACACAAGAGGGgtaagggggggagggagggagggagggagaacgagagagagagaccgggattGGAAGTGGATAActacatttttgcttgtaagcaaagGAGTCCGACAGCATTTGTAACAAATGCGAACAGTTAAGTGTGTGTGATTGAGACATGAAGTCTGTTTACCCCACTGAGTCATTGGTTCTGTTTACCCCACTGAGTCATTGGTTCTAGACCTCAACCCTCTGATTGTAAGTAATAGATGCCacatgtcgtgtgtgtgtgtgcgacaggGAGAAGAGCGCCCCCTTGTGACAGACACCAGCTCCATCAACGCGTTACAAGGAGACCTGGAGGAAGGAGGAaccagagaggaggaggtgagggagagggagaggtagaaagTAGGAGGGTTCATTTGAGGAAACTGGGTCTTGTTAATTAATGTAAACCGTACCAAAAGTTTTTTCAACTGAAAACGAAAATGGGTGTTTCTTATTAGACAAGGTAGTCCCTCCAGGTTTCGGTCAGTTTTTTTTGTTTGGTGTCTCGTGAATATGGACCAGGGCTAAGTGTTGATTTGGGATTCTGGTTTTAACCCTTTCGCTCCTCCCCTGCAGGAGTTTGATACAGCGGATGTGTTCATGCACCAGGCCATCCACACTATAGAGTACTGTCTGGGCTGCATCTCCAACACAGCTTCCTATCTACGACTGTGGGCCCTCAGCCTCGCACATGCACGtgagtctctctcattctcacacacacagtcacattgtGCCAGTgacgtttgtgcctgtgtgtgacattgtcataacacacacacataaacttaAATCTTAAGTCTCCTGCTTTATCTACACGCGTCTCAATTGTTTTTCAAATCCATCCTTCATGGCACTGATCTGAaagaactgaccaggtgaaagctaggcTAAtgatgaaaggggggatacctagtcagttggacaactgaatgCAGGGGTGGTGGTCTGGCCTTAAATCCAGCTTCCATCACATTACTTTCTTTCACCTGTCAAGTACTTCCTAATCAGTAGTACTTCCTAATCAATAGATGAAGGGCGGGAGACAAGGAGAAGActacttattttattttttatcaggAAACCCTTTTCCTATCACCTTTAAGCAATCGAAAGAGAGCCCACATTCTATTCCCAAGTTAACTCCAAATGTTGAACGATGCCAACATAGCACTGCAGTTCATGGAGATACAGTATGTTCTGGTTGAGTCCAAAACTAAAAAGGCTATCGGGATGTCATTTTGAATGCAATATCCAATATAACATAAGTATCCCATAACTACTTACCCACTGATAGCTATAGCTCCTGACCCACTgatagtgcctttggaaagtattcagaccccttgactttttccacatattgttacgttacagtcttattcatccatctacacacaataccccataatgacaaagcaaaaacaggtttttagataagaaaaaagaaagtgaaatatcacatttacataagtattcagaccctttactcagtactttgttgaagcacctttggcagggattacagcatcgagtcttcttgggtatgatgctacaagcttggcacacctgtatttggggagtttctcccattctgctctgcagatcctctcaatctctgtcaggttgcggcacagctattttcaggtctctccagagatgttcgatcgggttcaagtccgggctctggctgggccactcaaggacacacTTGCCCcgatgccactcctgcgttgtcctgtcggaaggtgaacattcgctgCAGTCATAGGTCCTGAGCGTCttaacaggttttcatcaaggatctctctacttttctccgttcatctttaccttgatcctgactagtctcccagtccctgccgctgaaaaacatccccacagcatgctgctgccaccaccatgcttcacagtagggatggtgccaggtttcctccagacgtgccgcttggcattcaggccatagaTTTCAAtattggcttcatcagaccaaaAAATCctatttctcatggtctaagagtctataggtgctttttggcaaacttcaagcgggctgtcatgtgcctttaaccgatgagtggcttctgtctggccactctaacataaaggcctgattggtggagtgctgcagagatggttgtccttctggaaggttctcccatctccacagatgaactctcgagctctgtcagagtgaccattatgttcttggtcacctccctgaccaaggcccttctcccccgattgctcaatttggctgggcggccagctctagggcgGAATTATGTAGGCCACtttattcttggggaccttcaatgcctcagaaatgttttggtacccttccccagatctgtgcctcgacactatCCTGTCTCGGCTCACTATGGAAAATTCCTTcctcctcatggcttggtttttgttctgacatgcactgtcaactatgggaccttatatagacaggtgtgtgtctttccaaatcatgtccaatcatttgaagttaccacagggggactccaagttgtagaaacagcttaaggatgatcaatggaaacaggctggacctgagctcaatttcaaatatcatagcaaaggggtggAATTCTTACGTTAAAAAAAGTCATACATTTTTGTTTGAggatttttgatttatttaatccattttagaataaggacgtaacataacacaatgtggaaaaagtcaagggctccaAAGTTTTGGCCGGTACtgtacacactaccgttcaaaagttaggggccacttagaaatgtccttgtttttgaaagaagagCAAATGTATTGTCcgataaaataacatcaaaacgatcagaaatacagtgtagacattgttaatggtgtaaatgaatattgtagctggaaacggcagatttttaaaaatggaatatgtacagaggcccattatcagcaaccatcactcctgtgttccaatggcacgttgtgttggctaatccaagtttatcattttaaaaggctaattgatcattagaaaacccttttgcaattatgttagtacagctgaaaacggttgtcctgattaaagaagcaatacaactggccttctttagactagttgagtatctggagcatcagcatttgtgggttcgattacaggctcaaaatggccagaaacaaataactttcttctgacaattgaaggctattccatgcaataaattaccaagaaactgaagatctcgtacgactcccttcacagaacagcgcaaacaggctctaaccagaatagaaagaggagtgggaggccccggtgcacaactaagcaagaggacaagtactttcgtgtctagtttgagaaacagatgcctcacaagtcaactggcagcttcattaaataatacccgcaaaacaccagtgtcaacgtcaacagtgaagaggcgattcctCTGTCCAgagtgtgttcttttgcccatcttaatcttttctttttattggcaactctgcctagaagtccagcatcccggagttgcctcttcacagTTGTCAATGTCTAgactgcttttctttcaaaaacaaagacatttctaagtgaccccaaacctttgacagTAGTGTACATTTTAAGCAGCTCTTCTACATACattattatttatacatttgtgTGACCTGGtgattatatttaaaaaaaagagccACATATTTGTATGCTCTTTGCTAAATGGAAAAGTGACAGCCtacttatggtgctttcaagacaactgggaactctttaaaaaaaacaaggtcaaaatgatgacgtcagtgaGCTTTAGGTCGGCGCTCTAGAAAGATGACagtttccgagttggatgaccgttcaaaatgatttttcccagtcggagctagtttttttcagagttaccagttgtcttgaactcactcaAGTCAGAGTTCCCAGTAGTTTTGAGTACAGCATAATACCAGTTGTGTGTGTTGCAGAGCTGTCAGAGGTGCTATGGGTGATGGTGATGCGTATCAGCCTGTCGTGGCAGGGCTACGTGGGATCTGTAGTTCTAGCCGTCATCTTTTCCTTCTTCGCCACACTCACCGTCTCCATCCTGCTCGTCATGGAGGGGCTGTCCGCGTTCCTGCACGCGCTCAGATTGCACtggtgggtcacacacacactctgttgcCCCTCACTTTGTCATTCACATACCAAACTGTTGCCCCTCAATGTTTTCCATCTctcacacccacaaacacaaccaGTTGATTTGTATCCCacgcacagcacagcacacatgGGGACATGTGAAACTTCTCAGCCTGAAGTGTCGCAGAATTGTGAGCGTTTCGGTGGCGCTTCGGGAGGGCAGTCACGTGTGCTAGCAAAGCAGAGATGCTTGGTTCGAGCCTCAGCTCGAGCCATGTCAGGAGGAAGTGGTCGTCGCTGAATAAGCAGCGTGACGTCCTTCAAGCCACACCATTCTCCATTCCTAATATTCCTATTTTTCCTCTTCCCAGGGTGGAGTTCCAGAATAAGTTCTACAGTGGAACGGGATACAAGCTCaaccctttctccttctcctccatcctGAACCCTGTATAGGCTTTCAACACAGGACATTGTTACAGAGGAATTGCAGTACCTACACAGATATAGCCCAATAATAAGCTTGCATTGTTCTATATACCGCTCTCAACACAGGACGTTATGTTACATATGAAATACTGACAGATGTAGGGTGTTTGGGATGGcaacctattccttatatagtgcacaacttttgacaagagccctatgaaccctggtcaaaggtcgtgcactatataggttTTAGGGTTCCATTTCAGAGACATCCATAGCCTAATAAGCGAATGTTTGATACTAACAATTTTTGACTTGAATTTTCATCTTGCAGATGGTATCCTT
This genomic stretch from Oncorhynchus kisutch isolate 150728-3 linkage group LG7, Okis_V2, whole genome shotgun sequence harbors:
- the LOC109888094 gene encoding V-type proton ATPase 116 kDa subunit a-like; the encoded protein is MFGGRYLILLMGLFSIYTGAVYNECFSKGLSPFPSGWHLQPMFEHYNWTDETLRENQYLTLDPNVTGVFQGPYPFGIDPIWRLANNHLTFLNSYKMKMSVIIGVVHMTFGVCLSFFNYIHLNQLSSVFLVLIPELLFMQCLFGYLVFMVLLKWVAFCPQDSNRAPSILIHFIDMFLFTENEDNPPLYHGQMIVQRVLVVVALASVPVLLLGKPLYLYYNHRRRANTRGGEERPLVTDTSSINALQGDLEEGGTREEEEFDTADVFMHQAIHTIEYCLGCISNTASYLRLWALSLAHAQLSEVLWVMVMRISLSWQGYVGSVVLAVIFSFFATLTVSILLVMEGLSAFLHALRLHWVEFQNKFYSGTGYKLNPFSFSSILNPV
- the LOC116374670 gene encoding lysine-specific demethylase 2A-like — protein: MIAGCSWSSMSALSTPSLPCLRTLDLRWAEGVKDTQIRDLVTPPGCDSRSRLRGCVVLRLAGLDISDSTLRLILRHMPLLERLDLAHCGDLTDQSVCLLTAAGTHTRNTLTEINLSGCNKLTDGCLAYLKRASGLALLDLRGCKGVTRRGCEGFISDLSHCVLFCMTEEKLIQRIS